The Pelagovum sp. HNIBRBA483 sequence CGGCCAGATCCTGCATCGGGTGATAGACAGTGGACTGGATGAAGTGATCGCCGTAACCGATGATGTCCTCGGCTTCCATCCAGCAGGTGCGGCGCCCGCCGAACATATCCATCATGCGGCCCCACCAGACCGGCGCGCCTTCCATCCCGAGCATGACGCCCTGATGCACATAGAAGGACCATCCGTCATAGCCCGTGAGCCATGCTTGGTTGGAGGGGTCGGTCACGAAAAGAACATCGACGCCTGCCTTTTCCATCGCTTGGCGCGTGGCGGCGATCCGGCGGTCGTATTCGGCTTGGGTGAAGGGCGCATTGCCTGCGGGCATGTGGCGGTTCTCCTGTTGGTTTCAATGACGAGGTAATGCGCTCTGCTGCGATTGACAGGCGCAATTGCCCCATGCTGTTCTGCGCCACATTCGGCGGTTAAGCCGGTGGTTTCTATCATGAATACGAACGAGGCTGTCATGTCTACGACCTTGGATTTCGGTATCGGTGATATCCGCGCGGCACAGGACCGTATCAAGGGCGTTGCGGATAACACCCCGCTGATACCGTCGCCTTACATGAGCAAGATCGCCGGACGGGATTTCCTGATGAAGATGGAAACCATGCAGCCGATTGGTGCGTTTAAGCTGCGCGGCGCGCTTTCGGCGGTGATGGCACTGCCTGAAGAGGTGCAAGGCGTGACCTGCTGCTCGACGGGCAATCACGGGCGCGGCGTGGCCTATGCCGCGCGGCAGCGGGGCATGCGAGCGGTTGTGTGCATGTCCTCCCTCGTGCCGCAGGCGAAGGTCGATGGCATTCGTACGCTGGGCGCGGAAGTGCGGATCGTGGGGCAATCGCAAGATGACGCGATGGCGGAGAGTGCGCGGCTCTGCGCGGCGGAGGGGCTGGTTGAAATATCTCCCTTCGACGACCCGCATGTAATCGCGGGGCAGGGGACGATCGGGATCGAGATGCTGGAACAGCGCCCCGATCTGGAAACGCTTTTGGTGCCGCTCTCGGGCGGTGGATTGGCGGCAGGCGTGGCCGTTGCGGCAAAAGCGCTGAAGCCGGATATCCGTGTAATTGGTATCTCGATGGAGCGCGGTGCGGCGATGCATGCGTCATTGGAGGCGGGGCATCCGGTGGAGGTGACGGAATATGCGTCGCTGGCGGATTCGCTGGGCGGGGGGATCGGATTGGAGAACCGGCTGAGCTTTCCGCTTTGCCGCGATCTGCTGGATGGGACGGTACTTGTGAGCGAGGAAGAGATCCGCGATGCGATGCA is a genomic window containing:
- the eutB gene encoding hydroxyectoine utilization dehydratase EutB, which encodes MSTTLDFGIGDIRAAQDRIKGVADNTPLIPSPYMSKIAGRDFLMKMETMQPIGAFKLRGALSAVMALPEEVQGVTCCSTGNHGRGVAYAARQRGMRAVVCMSSLVPQAKVDGIRTLGAEVRIVGQSQDDAMAESARLCAAEGLVEISPFDDPHVIAGQGTIGIEMLEQRPDLETLLVPLSGGGLAAGVAVAAKALKPDIRVIGISMERGAAMHASLEAGHPVEVTEYASLADSLGGGIGLENRLSFPLCRDLLDGTVLVSEEEIRDAMQVLFFEDRIVAEGACVVGLAALLAGKLPRCDGPIGTIITGRNLDMGQFLRVVSGQDVTLGDMVLKGKTYGA